A single genomic interval of Pangasianodon hypophthalmus isolate fPanHyp1 chromosome 8, fPanHyp1.pri, whole genome shotgun sequence harbors:
- the ampd2b gene encoding AMP deaminase 2 isoform X3: MDGKYKEIAEELLSRSLAESEMRSAPYEFPEDSPIEQLEERRQRLERQISQDVKYEPDILLRAKQDFLKTDSATDLEYLKEQSEARLDLYPEHELIPEREYQRVTISGEEKCGVPFTDLLDAAKCVVKALFIREKYMALSMQSFCRTTARYLTELGDRPLDISAYQEMPETSITADAPVHPPVSETHPYEGLDPTSMPPDMGYSCKMIDGVVHVFTHKSNMEKATELDLPYPDLQEYIADMNVMMALIINGPVKSFCYRRLQYLSSKFQMHILLNEMKELAAQKKVPHRDFYNIRKVDTHIHASSCMNQKHLLRFIKRAMKKYPKEIVHVEKGREQTLMEVFESMNLTAFDLSVDTLDMHADRNTFHRFDKFNSKYNPIGESILREIFIKTDNHIEGKYFGHIIKEVMEDLEESKYQNVELRLSIYGRSRDEWDKLALWAVKHRVYSDNVRWLVQVPRLFDVYHTKKQLSNFQEMLENIFMPLFEVTIQPSSHPELHVFLQHVVGFDSVDDESKPEHHIFNLDSPLPANWIEEDNPPYSYYLYYTFANMTVLNHLRRSRNFNTFVLRPHCGEAGPIHHLVSGFMLSENISHGLLLRKAPVLQYLYYLAQIGIAMSPLSNNSLFLSYHRNPLPEYLSRGLMVSLSTDDPLQFHFTKEPLMEEYSIAAQVWKLSSCDMCELARNSVLMSGFSHKVKSNWLGPNYIKEGQESNDIRRTNVPDIRVAYRFETLCEELNLITQAVRSEELETIEEEAPCMKIVQSAQ, encoded by the exons ATGGACGGCAAATACAAAGAAATTGCTGAG GAGCTGTTGTCGCGCAGTCTGGCTGAGAGCGAAATGCGCAGTGCCCCATATGAGTTTCCGGAGGACAGTCCCATCGAGCAGCTGGAGGAGCGGAGGCAAAGACTCGAGCGACAGATCAGCCAGGATGTTAA ATATGAGCCTGACATTCTTCTCCGAGCCAAGCAGGACTTTTTGAAGACAGACAGTGCCACTGACCTTGA GTATCTGAAGGAGCAGAGTGAAGCGCGACTGGATCTATATCCAGAGCACGAGCTCATACCAGAGAGGGAGTACCAGAGAGTCACCATCTCTGGAGAAGAAAAATGTGGT GTTCCCTTCACAGACCTGCTGGATGCTGCTAAGTGTGTGGTGAAGGCTCTGTTCATCAGAGAGAAGTACATGGCTCTGTCCATGCAGAGCTTTTGCAGGACCACTGCTCGGTACTTGACGGAGCTTGGAGACAGGCCTCTGGACATCAGTGCATACCAAGAGATGCCTGAGACCTCCATAACTGCAG ATGCCCCAGTCCATCCACCGGTCTCAGAGACACACCCCTATGAGGGCTTAGACCCAACTAGCATGCCACCAGACATGGGCTACAGCTGCAAGATGATAGATGGTGTTGTACATGTGTTTACTCATAAGAGCAATATGGAAAA AGCTACAGAGCTGGACCTACCCTACCCTGATCTGCAAGAGTATATAGCTGACATGAATGTCATGATGGCCCTCATCATTAACGGACCAGT AAAATCATTTTGCTATCGGCGGCTGCAGTACCTGAGCTCCAAGTTTCAGATGCACATCCTCTTGAATGAAATGAAGGAGTTGGCAGCTCAGAAGAAAGTTCCTCATCGGGATTTTTACAACATACGCAAG gtGGACACACACATCCACGCTTCATCCTGCATGAATCAGAAGCACCTACTACGCTTCATTAAGAGGGCCATGAAGAAGTACCCTAAGGAGATTGTACATGTGGAGAAAGGTCGAGAACAGACACTTATGGAGGTCTTTGAGAGTATGAATCTGACAGCTTTCGACCTCAGTGTTGACACACTAGACATGCATGCG GATCGAAACACTTTCCATCGCTTTGACAAATTCAACTCCAAGTACAACCCAATTGGAGAGTCCATCCTCCGGGAGATCTTTATTAAAACAGACAACCATATTGAAGGGAAATATTTTGGACACATTATCAAG GAGGTGATGGAAGATCTTGAGGAAAGTAAATATCAGAACGTTGAGCTGCGTCTCTCCATCTATGGCCGTTCCAGGGATGAGTGGGATAAACTGGCACTGTGGGCCGTCAAGCACAGAGTCTACTCTGACAATGTGCGCTGGCTCGTCCAAGTGCCTCGTCTGTT TGATGTCTATCACACTAAGAAACAGCTGAGTAATTTCCAGGAGATGTTGGAGAACATCTTCATGCCTTTGTTTGAAGTCACCATCCAACCAAGTAGCCACCCAGAGCTGCATGTCTTCCTGCAACAT GTGGTTGGGTTTGACAGCGTGGATGACGAGTCCAAACCAGAGCACCACATCTTTAACCTGGACAGTCCTCTACCTGCCAACTGGATCGAGGAAGATAATCCACCTTATTCTTACTATCTCTATTATACGTTCGCCAATATGACTGTGCTAAACCACCTACGCAG GAGCAGGAACTTCAATACATTTGTGCTGAGGCCACACTGTGGTGAAGCAGGACCAATTCATCACCTGGTGTCTGGCTTCATGCTGTCAGAGAACATCTCCCATGGCCTGCTGCTCAGGAAG GCTCCTGTTCTGCAGTATCTGTATTATCTGGCTCAGATCGGCATTGCCATGTCTCCTCTCAGCAACAACAGCTTGTTCCTTAGCTACCATCGTAACCCGCTGCCTGAATATCTGTCCAGAGGCCTAATGGTCTCCTTATCTACGGACGACCCTCTGCAGTTTCACTTCACAAAG GAGCCATTAATGGAGGAGTACAGTATAGCTGCTCAGGTGTGGAAGCTGAGCTCGTGTGATATGTGTGAACTGGCAAGAAACAGTGTACTAATGAGTGGCTTCTCCCACAAG GTGAAGAGTAACTGGCTGGGCCCAAATTACATCAAAGAAGGCCAGGAAAGCAACGACATCCGCCGGACCAACGTCCCCGACATTCGTGTGGCGTACCGCTTTGAGACGCTTTGCGAAGAGCTGAATCTGATCACACAGGCAGTGAGGAGCGAGGAACTAGAGACCATCGAGGAGGAGGCTCCATGCATGAAGATAGTGCAGAGTGCACAGTAG
- the ampd2b gene encoding AMP deaminase 2 isoform X1, with translation MSSKLPAGKQKPTSPFRKRGSLQYAASTDLRGGRHLLTFQYSLPGIPVAKHGPIDLRTSMDGKYKEIAEELLSRSLAESEMRSAPYEFPEDSPIEQLEERRQRLERQISQDVKYEPDILLRAKQDFLKTDSATDLEYLKEQSEARLDLYPEHELIPEREYQRVTISGEEKCGVPFTDLLDAAKCVVKALFIREKYMALSMQSFCRTTARYLTELGDRPLDISAYQEMPETSITADAPVHPPVSETHPYEGLDPTSMPPDMGYSCKMIDGVVHVFTHKSNMEKATELDLPYPDLQEYIADMNVMMALIINGPVKSFCYRRLQYLSSKFQMHILLNEMKELAAQKKVPHRDFYNIRKVDTHIHASSCMNQKHLLRFIKRAMKKYPKEIVHVEKGREQTLMEVFESMNLTAFDLSVDTLDMHADRNTFHRFDKFNSKYNPIGESILREIFIKTDNHIEGKYFGHIIKEVMEDLEESKYQNVELRLSIYGRSRDEWDKLALWAVKHRVYSDNVRWLVQVPRLFDVYHTKKQLSNFQEMLENIFMPLFEVTIQPSSHPELHVFLQHVVGFDSVDDESKPEHHIFNLDSPLPANWIEEDNPPYSYYLYYTFANMTVLNHLRRSRNFNTFVLRPHCGEAGPIHHLVSGFMLSENISHGLLLRKAPVLQYLYYLAQIGIAMSPLSNNSLFLSYHRNPLPEYLSRGLMVSLSTDDPLQFHFTKEPLMEEYSIAAQVWKLSSCDMCELARNSVLMSGFSHKVKSNWLGPNYIKEGQESNDIRRTNVPDIRVAYRFETLCEELNLITQAVRSEELETIEEEAPCMKIVQSAQ, from the exons atgtcttccaagcTGCCAGCAGGTAAACAGAAACCCACATCCCCCTTCAGGAAGAGGGGAAGCCTGCAATACGCTGCCAGTACAG aTCTACGTGGTGGGCGTCATCTCTTAACTTTCCAGTATTCCTTGCCTGGTATCCCAGTAGCAAAGCACGGACCTATAGACCTGCGGACCTCCATGGACGGCAAATACAAAGAAATTGCTGAG GAGCTGTTGTCGCGCAGTCTGGCTGAGAGCGAAATGCGCAGTGCCCCATATGAGTTTCCGGAGGACAGTCCCATCGAGCAGCTGGAGGAGCGGAGGCAAAGACTCGAGCGACAGATCAGCCAGGATGTTAA ATATGAGCCTGACATTCTTCTCCGAGCCAAGCAGGACTTTTTGAAGACAGACAGTGCCACTGACCTTGA GTATCTGAAGGAGCAGAGTGAAGCGCGACTGGATCTATATCCAGAGCACGAGCTCATACCAGAGAGGGAGTACCAGAGAGTCACCATCTCTGGAGAAGAAAAATGTGGT GTTCCCTTCACAGACCTGCTGGATGCTGCTAAGTGTGTGGTGAAGGCTCTGTTCATCAGAGAGAAGTACATGGCTCTGTCCATGCAGAGCTTTTGCAGGACCACTGCTCGGTACTTGACGGAGCTTGGAGACAGGCCTCTGGACATCAGTGCATACCAAGAGATGCCTGAGACCTCCATAACTGCAG ATGCCCCAGTCCATCCACCGGTCTCAGAGACACACCCCTATGAGGGCTTAGACCCAACTAGCATGCCACCAGACATGGGCTACAGCTGCAAGATGATAGATGGTGTTGTACATGTGTTTACTCATAAGAGCAATATGGAAAA AGCTACAGAGCTGGACCTACCCTACCCTGATCTGCAAGAGTATATAGCTGACATGAATGTCATGATGGCCCTCATCATTAACGGACCAGT AAAATCATTTTGCTATCGGCGGCTGCAGTACCTGAGCTCCAAGTTTCAGATGCACATCCTCTTGAATGAAATGAAGGAGTTGGCAGCTCAGAAGAAAGTTCCTCATCGGGATTTTTACAACATACGCAAG gtGGACACACACATCCACGCTTCATCCTGCATGAATCAGAAGCACCTACTACGCTTCATTAAGAGGGCCATGAAGAAGTACCCTAAGGAGATTGTACATGTGGAGAAAGGTCGAGAACAGACACTTATGGAGGTCTTTGAGAGTATGAATCTGACAGCTTTCGACCTCAGTGTTGACACACTAGACATGCATGCG GATCGAAACACTTTCCATCGCTTTGACAAATTCAACTCCAAGTACAACCCAATTGGAGAGTCCATCCTCCGGGAGATCTTTATTAAAACAGACAACCATATTGAAGGGAAATATTTTGGACACATTATCAAG GAGGTGATGGAAGATCTTGAGGAAAGTAAATATCAGAACGTTGAGCTGCGTCTCTCCATCTATGGCCGTTCCAGGGATGAGTGGGATAAACTGGCACTGTGGGCCGTCAAGCACAGAGTCTACTCTGACAATGTGCGCTGGCTCGTCCAAGTGCCTCGTCTGTT TGATGTCTATCACACTAAGAAACAGCTGAGTAATTTCCAGGAGATGTTGGAGAACATCTTCATGCCTTTGTTTGAAGTCACCATCCAACCAAGTAGCCACCCAGAGCTGCATGTCTTCCTGCAACAT GTGGTTGGGTTTGACAGCGTGGATGACGAGTCCAAACCAGAGCACCACATCTTTAACCTGGACAGTCCTCTACCTGCCAACTGGATCGAGGAAGATAATCCACCTTATTCTTACTATCTCTATTATACGTTCGCCAATATGACTGTGCTAAACCACCTACGCAG GAGCAGGAACTTCAATACATTTGTGCTGAGGCCACACTGTGGTGAAGCAGGACCAATTCATCACCTGGTGTCTGGCTTCATGCTGTCAGAGAACATCTCCCATGGCCTGCTGCTCAGGAAG GCTCCTGTTCTGCAGTATCTGTATTATCTGGCTCAGATCGGCATTGCCATGTCTCCTCTCAGCAACAACAGCTTGTTCCTTAGCTACCATCGTAACCCGCTGCCTGAATATCTGTCCAGAGGCCTAATGGTCTCCTTATCTACGGACGACCCTCTGCAGTTTCACTTCACAAAG GAGCCATTAATGGAGGAGTACAGTATAGCTGCTCAGGTGTGGAAGCTGAGCTCGTGTGATATGTGTGAACTGGCAAGAAACAGTGTACTAATGAGTGGCTTCTCCCACAAG GTGAAGAGTAACTGGCTGGGCCCAAATTACATCAAAGAAGGCCAGGAAAGCAACGACATCCGCCGGACCAACGTCCCCGACATTCGTGTGGCGTACCGCTTTGAGACGCTTTGCGAAGAGCTGAATCTGATCACACAGGCAGTGAGGAGCGAGGAACTAGAGACCATCGAGGAGGAGGCTCCATGCATGAAGATAGTGCAGAGTGCACAGTAG
- the ampd2b gene encoding AMP deaminase 2 isoform X2: MSVSSKETSGLSRQDLRGGRHLLTFQYSLPGIPVAKHGPIDLRTSMDGKYKEIAEELLSRSLAESEMRSAPYEFPEDSPIEQLEERRQRLERQISQDVKYEPDILLRAKQDFLKTDSATDLEYLKEQSEARLDLYPEHELIPEREYQRVTISGEEKCGVPFTDLLDAAKCVVKALFIREKYMALSMQSFCRTTARYLTELGDRPLDISAYQEMPETSITADAPVHPPVSETHPYEGLDPTSMPPDMGYSCKMIDGVVHVFTHKSNMEKATELDLPYPDLQEYIADMNVMMALIINGPVKSFCYRRLQYLSSKFQMHILLNEMKELAAQKKVPHRDFYNIRKVDTHIHASSCMNQKHLLRFIKRAMKKYPKEIVHVEKGREQTLMEVFESMNLTAFDLSVDTLDMHADRNTFHRFDKFNSKYNPIGESILREIFIKTDNHIEGKYFGHIIKEVMEDLEESKYQNVELRLSIYGRSRDEWDKLALWAVKHRVYSDNVRWLVQVPRLFDVYHTKKQLSNFQEMLENIFMPLFEVTIQPSSHPELHVFLQHVVGFDSVDDESKPEHHIFNLDSPLPANWIEEDNPPYSYYLYYTFANMTVLNHLRRSRNFNTFVLRPHCGEAGPIHHLVSGFMLSENISHGLLLRKAPVLQYLYYLAQIGIAMSPLSNNSLFLSYHRNPLPEYLSRGLMVSLSTDDPLQFHFTKEPLMEEYSIAAQVWKLSSCDMCELARNSVLMSGFSHKVKSNWLGPNYIKEGQESNDIRRTNVPDIRVAYRFETLCEELNLITQAVRSEELETIEEEAPCMKIVQSAQ; the protein is encoded by the exons ATGTCTGTCAGCTCGAAAGAAACCTCTGGACTGTCAAGACAAG aTCTACGTGGTGGGCGTCATCTCTTAACTTTCCAGTATTCCTTGCCTGGTATCCCAGTAGCAAAGCACGGACCTATAGACCTGCGGACCTCCATGGACGGCAAATACAAAGAAATTGCTGAG GAGCTGTTGTCGCGCAGTCTGGCTGAGAGCGAAATGCGCAGTGCCCCATATGAGTTTCCGGAGGACAGTCCCATCGAGCAGCTGGAGGAGCGGAGGCAAAGACTCGAGCGACAGATCAGCCAGGATGTTAA ATATGAGCCTGACATTCTTCTCCGAGCCAAGCAGGACTTTTTGAAGACAGACAGTGCCACTGACCTTGA GTATCTGAAGGAGCAGAGTGAAGCGCGACTGGATCTATATCCAGAGCACGAGCTCATACCAGAGAGGGAGTACCAGAGAGTCACCATCTCTGGAGAAGAAAAATGTGGT GTTCCCTTCACAGACCTGCTGGATGCTGCTAAGTGTGTGGTGAAGGCTCTGTTCATCAGAGAGAAGTACATGGCTCTGTCCATGCAGAGCTTTTGCAGGACCACTGCTCGGTACTTGACGGAGCTTGGAGACAGGCCTCTGGACATCAGTGCATACCAAGAGATGCCTGAGACCTCCATAACTGCAG ATGCCCCAGTCCATCCACCGGTCTCAGAGACACACCCCTATGAGGGCTTAGACCCAACTAGCATGCCACCAGACATGGGCTACAGCTGCAAGATGATAGATGGTGTTGTACATGTGTTTACTCATAAGAGCAATATGGAAAA AGCTACAGAGCTGGACCTACCCTACCCTGATCTGCAAGAGTATATAGCTGACATGAATGTCATGATGGCCCTCATCATTAACGGACCAGT AAAATCATTTTGCTATCGGCGGCTGCAGTACCTGAGCTCCAAGTTTCAGATGCACATCCTCTTGAATGAAATGAAGGAGTTGGCAGCTCAGAAGAAAGTTCCTCATCGGGATTTTTACAACATACGCAAG gtGGACACACACATCCACGCTTCATCCTGCATGAATCAGAAGCACCTACTACGCTTCATTAAGAGGGCCATGAAGAAGTACCCTAAGGAGATTGTACATGTGGAGAAAGGTCGAGAACAGACACTTATGGAGGTCTTTGAGAGTATGAATCTGACAGCTTTCGACCTCAGTGTTGACACACTAGACATGCATGCG GATCGAAACACTTTCCATCGCTTTGACAAATTCAACTCCAAGTACAACCCAATTGGAGAGTCCATCCTCCGGGAGATCTTTATTAAAACAGACAACCATATTGAAGGGAAATATTTTGGACACATTATCAAG GAGGTGATGGAAGATCTTGAGGAAAGTAAATATCAGAACGTTGAGCTGCGTCTCTCCATCTATGGCCGTTCCAGGGATGAGTGGGATAAACTGGCACTGTGGGCCGTCAAGCACAGAGTCTACTCTGACAATGTGCGCTGGCTCGTCCAAGTGCCTCGTCTGTT TGATGTCTATCACACTAAGAAACAGCTGAGTAATTTCCAGGAGATGTTGGAGAACATCTTCATGCCTTTGTTTGAAGTCACCATCCAACCAAGTAGCCACCCAGAGCTGCATGTCTTCCTGCAACAT GTGGTTGGGTTTGACAGCGTGGATGACGAGTCCAAACCAGAGCACCACATCTTTAACCTGGACAGTCCTCTACCTGCCAACTGGATCGAGGAAGATAATCCACCTTATTCTTACTATCTCTATTATACGTTCGCCAATATGACTGTGCTAAACCACCTACGCAG GAGCAGGAACTTCAATACATTTGTGCTGAGGCCACACTGTGGTGAAGCAGGACCAATTCATCACCTGGTGTCTGGCTTCATGCTGTCAGAGAACATCTCCCATGGCCTGCTGCTCAGGAAG GCTCCTGTTCTGCAGTATCTGTATTATCTGGCTCAGATCGGCATTGCCATGTCTCCTCTCAGCAACAACAGCTTGTTCCTTAGCTACCATCGTAACCCGCTGCCTGAATATCTGTCCAGAGGCCTAATGGTCTCCTTATCTACGGACGACCCTCTGCAGTTTCACTTCACAAAG GAGCCATTAATGGAGGAGTACAGTATAGCTGCTCAGGTGTGGAAGCTGAGCTCGTGTGATATGTGTGAACTGGCAAGAAACAGTGTACTAATGAGTGGCTTCTCCCACAAG GTGAAGAGTAACTGGCTGGGCCCAAATTACATCAAAGAAGGCCAGGAAAGCAACGACATCCGCCGGACCAACGTCCCCGACATTCGTGTGGCGTACCGCTTTGAGACGCTTTGCGAAGAGCTGAATCTGATCACACAGGCAGTGAGGAGCGAGGAACTAGAGACCATCGAGGAGGAGGCTCCATGCATGAAGATAGTGCAGAGTGCACAGTAG